From the Flavimarina sp. Hel_I_48 genome, one window contains:
- a CDS encoding DUF5723 family protein, which produces MNLTRLFCCFWGLFTGFTCWGQNIQLYNADYLPQSLLMNPGVEVEYDYHFGIPLLSGIHAGFGSTEITVNDIFRNDPSTTINDRIEQAISSVSRNDYFSVDQHLEILSAGWRNRKGNYLSAGWYQETNVIAYFPKDPAILAYEGNSGNLGKSFDLGDLSARGEVVSVLHFGINKRVSKNLSIGGRAKIYSSMFNATSTGNKGLFSTTRTPDGNNIFRHNLRGLDASFKMSGVEDFRDLETSDVISSSLFGGNYGLGVDVGFSYKLDRQWQLTASLVDLGFIFHSNKTREIYANGNYEFDGIGFIYPTVTEPNDEPPYYDQLVNDFKANVSYGNETDITYTTMRPLKFYSSLEYRFGESTGFTCLRPSDNSYRFRTGLTLFAINRPRLPQASLTGYFDARLLNFLHTKVTYTVDPYTATNLGFLVSAQIAKFNLYISADNMLGYENLAKSNTIAFQFGMQFVFNSKK; this is translated from the coding sequence TTGAATTTAACTAGACTTTTTTGCTGTTTTTGGGGCCTTTTTACCGGTTTTACCTGTTGGGGTCAGAATATTCAGCTTTATAATGCAGATTATTTGCCACAATCGTTATTGATGAACCCGGGCGTAGAAGTTGAGTATGACTACCATTTTGGTATTCCCCTTTTATCGGGGATTCATGCAGGTTTCGGTAGTACGGAAATCACTGTAAACGATATTTTTAGAAATGATCCTTCCACAACGATCAACGATCGGATAGAGCAGGCCATATCCTCGGTTTCCAGAAATGATTATTTTAGCGTGGATCAACACCTTGAAATCCTAAGTGCTGGATGGCGCAACCGGAAAGGCAATTATCTTTCTGCCGGCTGGTACCAGGAGACCAATGTGATAGCTTATTTTCCCAAAGACCCGGCAATTTTGGCTTATGAGGGCAATTCAGGTAACCTGGGGAAATCTTTTGATCTTGGGGACCTCTCTGCGCGCGGCGAAGTAGTTTCCGTATTGCATTTCGGCATCAATAAAAGGGTGTCAAAAAACCTGAGTATAGGAGGTAGGGCAAAAATATATTCTAGTATGTTCAACGCTACTAGCACTGGTAATAAAGGTCTTTTTTCAACGACACGTACCCCTGATGGAAACAATATTTTTCGCCATAATTTGAGGGGATTGGATGCGAGTTTTAAAATGTCTGGTGTTGAAGACTTCAGGGACCTTGAAACCAGTGATGTGATTTCCAGTTCACTTTTTGGTGGGAATTATGGCCTGGGTGTTGATGTAGGCTTTAGTTATAAACTAGATCGACAGTGGCAATTAACGGCTAGTCTTGTAGATCTGGGCTTTATATTTCATAGTAATAAGACACGGGAGATCTACGCCAATGGTAATTATGAGTTTGACGGTATTGGCTTTATTTACCCCACCGTAACCGAACCAAATGACGAACCCCCTTATTACGATCAGTTGGTAAATGATTTTAAGGCTAATGTATCTTATGGTAACGAGACAGATATAACCTATACTACCATGAGGCCTTTAAAATTTTACTCCTCTCTGGAGTACCGTTTTGGAGAGTCAACAGGGTTTACCTGTTTGCGTCCCAGTGACAATAGTTACAGGTTTCGTACAGGGCTCACCCTTTTTGCCATAAACAGACCGCGATTGCCACAGGCATCGCTCACCGGGTATTTTGATGCTAGATTGCTAAACTTCTTACATACTAAAGTTACCTATACGGTAGATCCTTATACGGCAACTAATTTGGGTTTTTTAGTTTCTGCACAAATAGCGAAATTTAACCTTTATATCTCAGCAGATAATATGCTGGGTTATGAAAACCTTGCAAAAAGTAATACTATTGCCTTTCAATTTGGGATGCAGTTTGTATTTAATTCTAAAAAATAA
- a CDS encoding SusD/RagB family nutrient-binding outer membrane lipoprotein — protein MKKIYLLTFASIFFATSCSDYVEDLNDDPNQPTDAGLENIVQGIQLSNQFWQTGEANRTAMLWLNQATGSDRQYLALNDWNTAQSTIFDGIWNEAMVGTISQAQVLESKASALGNTSMLGLAQVIEANAFGTLTSLFGDIPFEEVNKYEEFPNPSYQPQQEVYAGVQNLLSAAIANLTEGSGDIVNDLVYNGNNEAWIDAAFTLKARYFLHVKNYEAALLNAQEGISSADGDYKAYYGTTYGADFNPFYSFLVYDRTGYMSGENAYAPKLLDPSTTIYRGNIKTDETARFGFNYLDSENIYNIGYEMNFLSEFDWGAPDGKFGTNTDMPLITYGENLLIIAECEARINGIDAGIQAYNTYRALLDTGYSIGVDNNGYNDLTFNYDPYTAVDFNSNGIENADGISQLDAFLREIYEERYVYFNGHYESFVDLNRTNNIAEIQLKTGFSGNAERFVYPQVEVNGNLSIPSPLPGVQDPTPVNQ, from the coding sequence ATGAAAAAAATATATTTACTCACATTCGCCAGTATCTTTTTTGCAACCTCTTGCTCTGACTATGTGGAAGATTTAAATGACGACCCTAATCAGCCTACTGATGCTGGTCTTGAAAATATAGTACAGGGTATTCAATTATCAAATCAGTTCTGGCAAACTGGAGAAGCTAACAGAACCGCAATGCTATGGCTTAATCAAGCTACCGGATCTGATAGGCAGTATTTAGCTCTTAACGATTGGAATACTGCTCAATCCACTATATTTGATGGTATTTGGAACGAAGCAATGGTGGGCACTATAAGCCAGGCACAAGTTTTAGAAAGTAAAGCTAGCGCACTTGGTAATACGTCTATGTTAGGTTTGGCTCAAGTAATAGAAGCAAATGCTTTTGGCACTTTAACATCCCTGTTCGGAGACATACCTTTTGAAGAAGTTAATAAATATGAAGAATTTCCCAATCCTTCATATCAACCACAGCAAGAAGTTTACGCAGGTGTTCAAAATCTTTTAAGTGCAGCAATTGCAAATTTAACTGAAGGATCAGGTGATATAGTCAATGATTTGGTATATAATGGCAACAATGAAGCATGGATTGATGCTGCATTTACTCTCAAAGCTCGTTATTTTTTGCACGTTAAAAATTATGAAGCCGCTCTCTTAAATGCACAGGAAGGTATTTCTTCTGCTGATGGAGATTATAAGGCCTATTATGGAACCACTTATGGTGCTGATTTTAATCCATTTTATAGCTTTCTTGTTTATGACAGAACAGGATATATGTCAGGTGAAAATGCCTATGCTCCTAAGCTATTAGACCCATCAACTACCATTTATAGAGGTAATATTAAAACAGATGAAACGGCAAGGTTTGGATTCAATTATCTTGATTCTGAAAACATTTATAATATTGGCTACGAAATGAATTTTCTTTCGGAATTTGACTGGGGTGCACCCGATGGGAAATTTGGCACTAATACTGATATGCCGCTTATAACTTATGGAGAAAATTTATTGATCATTGCTGAATGTGAAGCTAGGATTAATGGTATTGATGCAGGCATACAAGCCTATAACACTTATAGGGCTTTACTAGACACTGGCTACTCAATAGGAGTGGATAACAACGGGTACAATGATTTGACATTTAACTATGATCCTTACACCGCTGTAGATTTTAATTCTAATGGTATTGAAAACGCTGATGGCATTTCACAGCTTGATGCATTTTTACGCGAAATTTATGAAGAGCGTTACGTTTATTTCAATGGTCATTATGAATCTTTCGTAGATCTAAACCGCACTAATAATATTGCAGAAATACAATTAAAAACAGGATTTTCTGGCAATGCCGAAAGGTTTGTGTATCCTCAAGTAGAGGTGAATGGAAACCTAAGTATACCGTCTCCATTACCAGGTGTTCAAGATCCTACTCCTGTAAATCAGTAA
- a CDS encoding carboxypeptidase-like regulatory domain-containing protein → MTEALLSIENETDYRFYYKEEWLTPYTVNATFENAELETVLNALFKETELNYIIRDKSIILTKNAIVYQNLPQNYFDTDSSNVDVSGQNAIIKTQSQPTSQVISIGKQQRGDSKTHILSGIVRDAVSGEPLASLAITTTDRSHYTTTLTDGSYKLELPSGYNSLETNLLGYQQQSYTIVLYGDGTLDMKLEENTEMLGEVLIDAERDKNISEAVMGLTSINIESIKTIPLVLGERDILKAAITLPGISTAGEGANGYNVRGGRTDQNLILLDDAVLYAPNHFLGFFSAVNPFTTAKADIYKASIPAEFGGRLSSVIDIETKDGNTSDFSGEGSIGPVTANIALEIPVVKEKAAIIAGVRATYADWILNSLDEESLNNSEASFYDAIVKYHHKIGEKNTISATGYYSRDRFSITTDSLYDYENSLASIKWETRLNDKTNADFHLNTTHYTYDINFDGDTNADFDYGYAVNETQLKANINHNLNEKHKLQYGLSSKIYGIQPGNISPRGTNSDVLPLRLAYERGLESAVFFSDSYKPNKNWLFDLGFRLSMFNALGSSTQNFYADDEPKNDGSIVRTESYDDFQVYETYFTPEFRLSGRYFLTESASLKASFNRSAQYIHQLTSNTTVSPTDIWKLSDSNIKPQRGNQYALGIYKNVDTRDLEISLEGYYKTMDNILDYKVGADLTLNQTIEQELLQGTGRAYGVELLIKKEKGDFNGYFGYTYSRSELRLNSTIPEENVNNGQYFPANYDKPHDFSLVSNYRLTRRFSFSSNFVYQTGRPVTYPTGKFIYAGQEQVVYSDRNRFRIPDYYRLDLGINIEGNHKKNKLAHSFVNISVYNVLGRNNPYSVFFVTEDNEIKAFQTSIFSIPIPTITYNFKF, encoded by the coding sequence TTGACTGAAGCGCTATTATCTATAGAAAACGAAACCGATTATAGATTTTACTACAAGGAAGAATGGCTAACGCCATATACAGTAAATGCAACATTTGAAAATGCTGAACTAGAAACGGTTTTAAATGCCCTTTTTAAAGAAACCGAATTAAATTACATCATACGCGACAAAAGTATCATCCTTACCAAAAATGCGATTGTTTACCAGAATTTGCCTCAAAACTATTTCGATACGGATAGTTCAAATGTTGACGTCTCAGGACAAAATGCTATCATAAAAACTCAGAGCCAGCCTACAAGTCAGGTCATATCTATTGGAAAACAGCAAAGAGGAGATAGCAAAACTCACATCTTATCTGGTATCGTAAGAGATGCCGTTTCAGGAGAACCGTTAGCTTCACTTGCTATAACCACTACAGACCGATCGCACTATACCACTACCCTAACAGATGGTTCCTATAAATTGGAATTGCCCTCAGGTTATAATTCTTTAGAAACAAATTTACTGGGCTATCAGCAACAGTCTTATACTATTGTTCTCTATGGAGATGGAACCCTGGACATGAAATTAGAAGAGAACACCGAAATGCTGGGAGAAGTCCTCATTGACGCCGAAAGAGATAAAAATATTAGTGAAGCGGTAATGGGATTGACATCTATAAATATTGAATCCATTAAAACCATTCCGTTAGTTCTTGGAGAACGTGATATACTAAAAGCTGCCATTACATTGCCTGGAATTAGTACAGCAGGGGAAGGTGCAAACGGCTACAATGTACGCGGCGGCAGGACAGATCAAAACCTTATTCTTCTAGATGACGCCGTGCTTTATGCACCCAATCATTTTCTAGGTTTTTTTTCTGCGGTAAATCCATTCACGACAGCAAAAGCTGATATTTATAAAGCAAGTATCCCTGCAGAATTTGGAGGTAGGCTTTCCTCTGTCATTGATATTGAAACAAAAGATGGCAATACATCTGATTTTTCTGGAGAAGGTTCCATTGGTCCTGTAACCGCTAATATTGCGCTTGAAATTCCTGTAGTAAAAGAAAAAGCGGCTATTATCGCTGGGGTACGCGCGACATACGCAGACTGGATTTTGAATTCCTTAGATGAGGAATCCTTGAATAATAGTGAAGCTTCCTTCTACGACGCGATTGTAAAATATCATCATAAAATTGGAGAAAAAAATACCATTTCTGCTACCGGTTACTACAGCAGGGATCGTTTTAGTATTACCACAGATTCCCTTTATGATTATGAAAACAGTCTGGCTTCAATAAAATGGGAGACCCGATTAAATGATAAAACTAACGCAGATTTTCACTTAAACACCACGCATTATACTTATGATATCAACTTTGATGGAGATACGAATGCAGATTTCGATTATGGCTACGCGGTTAATGAAACGCAGTTAAAAGCTAATATTAACCACAACCTCAACGAAAAGCACAAATTGCAATATGGGCTTTCAAGTAAAATTTATGGCATACAGCCAGGAAATATCTCGCCAAGAGGAACAAACTCTGATGTATTGCCCTTACGTTTGGCTTATGAACGTGGGTTGGAATCGGCCGTTTTCTTTTCAGATTCCTACAAACCGAACAAAAATTGGCTTTTTGACCTTGGTTTTCGTTTATCTATGTTTAATGCCCTGGGCAGTTCGACTCAAAATTTTTATGCTGATGACGAACCTAAAAATGATGGCTCTATCGTACGTACAGAAAGTTACGATGATTTTCAGGTATATGAGACTTATTTTACTCCTGAATTTAGACTTTCGGGCCGCTATTTTTTGACCGAAAGCGCATCTTTAAAAGCAAGTTTTAATAGGTCTGCGCAGTATATCCATCAGTTAACAAGCAATACCACAGTATCTCCTACAGACATTTGGAAACTTTCTGACAGCAATATAAAACCGCAACGGGGTAATCAATACGCGCTGGGGATCTATAAAAATGTAGACACAAGAGATTTAGAAATTAGCCTGGAGGGATATTATAAAACAATGGATAATATTCTGGATTACAAAGTGGGGGCAGATCTTACTTTAAATCAAACTATAGAGCAAGAACTCCTACAGGGAACAGGGCGCGCTTATGGAGTTGAACTTTTGATCAAGAAGGAAAAAGGGGATTTTAATGGCTATTTTGGGTATACGTACTCGCGTTCAGAGCTGAGGTTAAACAGCACCATTCCAGAAGAAAACGTTAACAACGGGCAATATTTCCCGGCAAATTATGATAAGCCCCACGACTTTTCCCTCGTTTCTAATTACAGACTGACAAGGCGTTTCAGTTTCTCCTCGAATTTCGTATACCAGACGGGCAGACCAGTTACCTACCCCACCGGAAAATTTATTTACGCCGGCCAGGAACAAGTAGTGTATAGTGATCGCAACAGGTTTAGAATTCCAGACTATTACCGGCTCGATTTAGGGATAAATATTGAAGGGAATCATAAGAAGAATAAATTAGCGCATAGCTTTGTAAACATTTCAGTCTATAATGTTCTTGGTCGCAACAATCCCTATTCTGTGTTTTTTGTAACTGAGGACAATGAAATCAAAGCTTTCCAGACCTCTATTTTTTCGATCCCAATACCTACGATAACCTATAACTTTAAATTTTAA
- a CDS encoding YjjG family noncanonical pyrimidine nucleotidase, with amino-acid sequence MSKLTNIKHIFFDLDHTLWDFDKNSELAFKHIFEKNNIAVPLHEFLEVYKPINFRYWKYYRESKITKEKLRYGRLSNSFSSLGFGIDKHMIDKLSEDYITHLPDNNHLFEGTYDLLSELSKNYNLHIITNGFEEVQHLKLKRSKIDCFFQTITTSESVGVKKPDPRIFNFALAQAGASIENSLMIGDTYEADILGARALGIETILFNYHLAEAQEGDRVVMRLLEILEHI; translated from the coding sequence ATGAGTAAATTGACTAATATCAAGCATATTTTTTTTGATCTGGACCATACGTTGTGGGATTTTGACAAAAACTCTGAACTTGCCTTTAAACATATATTTGAAAAAAACAATATTGCGGTACCACTCCATGAATTTCTTGAAGTGTACAAACCGATAAATTTCAGGTATTGGAAATATTACCGAGAGTCAAAAATCACAAAGGAAAAATTACGCTACGGCAGGCTGAGCAATAGCTTTTCAAGTTTGGGTTTTGGGATTGACAAGCATATGATCGACAAATTATCTGAAGACTATATCACGCACTTGCCAGATAATAACCATCTTTTTGAGGGAACATACGATCTGCTTTCAGAACTTTCAAAAAATTATAATTTGCACATTATTACCAATGGTTTTGAAGAAGTACAGCACCTAAAGCTAAAGAGGTCTAAAATAGATTGCTTTTTTCAAACCATTACCACGAGTGAATCTGTGGGTGTTAAAAAACCAGACCCTCGAATTTTTAATTTTGCACTAGCTCAGGCGGGTGCCTCTATAGAGAACAGCCTTATGATAGGGGATACCTACGAGGCAGATATTCTGGGAGCCCGTGCGCTTGGCATAGAAACCATCCTTTTTAATTACCACTTAGCAGAGGCTCAGGAGGGTGATAGGGTCGTGATGCGACTTCTGGAAATACTGGAACATATCTGA
- a CDS encoding polysaccharide deacetylase family protein, producing the protein MLLVYTTKITPRLTYVFKHICTRILQVPVKFTTAVDEFIVHDSLKLSYANKALGNELHIKSREVLFEQGITDMEIKVKPWDDTMCFFATGSSGELPFDIFGAAFVLLSRYEEFLPHVKDVEGRFPATESLGYQNDFLDQPVVDIWAFKFRDLLEERFPDFKWKERSFAIEPIIDIEQAYELYQIGIMRELGGVFRDIFRFRFKNLLLRIQVNLGLRKDPYDTFSWLINVQKNAQHSFVYFFQVGDYSTFTRNVRYNKRGFRELIKMMGDYAPIGVLFSREALDKGEQMKKEKKRIEGITNKPLKAVRCTSHMGMLIDNYREMIQQEVENDYSMGYPDLLGFRAGTCTPFLYYDLDYESPTPLLIHPICAQSGVFEQHNLQEKELNASLDTFFRMQEYTKQVNGTFVFSFKNKSFTGNGQDEGQWKNFFKELVHE; encoded by the coding sequence ATGCTTTTAGTATATACCACTAAAATAACGCCCAGGCTTACTTATGTTTTTAAACATATCTGTACGCGTATCCTTCAGGTGCCAGTAAAATTTACCACGGCTGTTGATGAATTTATAGTACATGATAGCCTAAAACTTTCCTACGCAAATAAAGCGCTGGGGAATGAACTTCATATAAAAAGCAGGGAAGTACTTTTTGAACAGGGAATCACGGATATGGAAATTAAAGTGAAGCCTTGGGATGATACCATGTGTTTTTTTGCGACTGGTAGCAGCGGGGAATTGCCTTTTGATATTTTTGGGGCCGCTTTTGTACTTCTGAGCAGATATGAAGAATTTTTACCGCATGTAAAAGATGTTGAAGGCCGTTTCCCGGCCACTGAAAGTCTTGGTTATCAGAATGACTTTCTGGATCAGCCGGTGGTAGATATCTGGGCCTTTAAATTTCGGGACCTGCTGGAAGAGCGCTTTCCCGATTTTAAATGGAAAGAACGCAGCTTTGCCATTGAGCCTATAATAGATATAGAACAGGCGTATGAACTTTACCAAATAGGGATCATGCGGGAGTTGGGCGGTGTCTTTCGGGATATTTTTCGGTTTAGGTTTAAAAATTTATTGCTGCGTATACAGGTCAATCTTGGCCTTCGAAAAGATCCTTACGATACTTTTAGTTGGCTTATCAATGTTCAGAAAAATGCACAGCATAGTTTTGTTTATTTTTTTCAGGTAGGGGACTATTCCACCTTTACGCGTAATGTACGTTATAATAAGAGGGGGTTTAGGGAACTTATTAAAATGATGGGGGATTACGCTCCCATAGGCGTGCTTTTCTCGCGGGAAGCGTTAGATAAAGGGGAGCAAATGAAAAAAGAGAAAAAACGTATTGAAGGTATAACCAATAAGCCTTTAAAGGCCGTGCGCTGCACGAGTCATATGGGAATGCTCATTGATAATTACCGAGAAATGATACAACAGGAAGTGGAGAATGACTATTCTATGGGATATCCTGACCTGTTAGGTTTTAGAGCGGGAACCTGTACTCCTTTTCTCTATTATGATCTGGATTATGAAAGTCCCACGCCTTTATTGATACATCCTATTTGCGCACAATCGGGCGTTTTTGAACAACATAATTTACAGGAGAAAGAACTCAACGCGTCGCTGGATACATTCTTTAGGATGCAGGAATATACAAAACAGGTCAACGGTACTTTTGTGTTCAGTTTTAAAAATAAGTCTTTTACGGGGAATGGCCAGGATGAAGGACAGTGGAAGAATTTCTTTAAAGAACTTGTGCATGAGTAA
- a CDS encoding rhomboid family intramembrane serine protease, with the protein MKSHSETNHFKFSLTVLAYPLALVFVMLIVFWYELRFHENFTPHGIMPRTFSGLQGILFSPFIHATLQHLYNNSIPFIVLTGGLFYFYRAVAGKVFVLLFLFSGIGTWIIGRESYHIGASGIVYGLAAFLFFKGIWSGYYRLIAFSLIVIFLYGSLVWGTMPLDPGMSWEGHLSGFASGLFLAYFIRQKIPKPVKYEWENPDFNAENDDFLRHFDKDGNFIEFLPEEEEDTIEDVTSRVEEENINDLK; encoded by the coding sequence ATGAAGTCGCATTCAGAAACAAACCATTTTAAATTTAGCTTAACGGTACTTGCGTACCCTCTGGCCCTTGTTTTTGTGATGCTCATTGTTTTCTGGTATGAACTTCGTTTTCATGAGAACTTCACTCCTCATGGTATTATGCCCAGGACGTTCTCTGGCCTTCAGGGTATATTGTTTTCTCCATTTATACATGCCACGCTACAGCATTTGTACAATAACAGTATTCCATTTATAGTGCTTACCGGTGGTCTTTTTTACTTTTACCGGGCGGTCGCGGGCAAAGTTTTTGTGCTTTTGTTCCTCTTCTCTGGTATAGGTACTTGGATTATTGGCAGGGAGTCTTATCATATAGGGGCAAGCGGAATCGTTTACGGTCTTGCTGCTTTTTTGTTTTTTAAAGGAATTTGGTCTGGATATTACCGCCTTATCGCGTTCTCCTTAATTGTTATATTTCTTTACGGAAGCCTGGTCTGGGGCACCATGCCGCTGGATCCTGGCATGAGTTGGGAAGGGCATCTTTCCGGTTTTGCAAGCGGATTGTTCCTAGCTTATTTTATAAGGCAAAAAATACCAAAACCAGTTAAATACGAATGGGAAAACCCCGATTTTAATGCAGAAAACGATGATTTTCTACGGCATTTTGACAAGGATGGAAATTTTATAGAGTTCCTTCCCGAAGAAGAAGAAGATACTATTGAGGATGTGACGTCAAGAGTTGAAGAAGAAAATATTAATGACTTGAAATAA
- a CDS encoding replication-associated recombination protein A has protein sequence MNAPLAERLRPKTLEDYLSQEHLVGREGALTSSIKKGILPSIILWGPPGVGKTTLATIIAEESKRPFYTLSAISSGVKDVREVIDKAKNSGGLFTQKNPLLFIDEIHRFSKSQQDSLLGAVEKGWVTLIGATTENPSFEVIPALLSRCQVYVLKPFSVEDLKNLLNRAIEQDSILSKKQIELKETQALLRLSGGDARKLLNIFELIITSETSEKVVVTNKMVLNKVQQNTVLYDKTGEQHYDIISAFIKSIRGSDPNAAVYYLARMIEGGEDVKFIARRLIILASEDIGNANPTALVIANNSFAAVTTIGYPEARIILSQCVTYLATSAKSNAAYMAINKAQQLVKQTGDLPIPIALRNAPTKLMKDLGYGEEYKYSHDGQGNFVNQEFMPEEIKGTTFYDPSDNPREEGIRKFLKSRWKDKYGY, from the coding sequence ATGAATGCACCATTAGCAGAACGCTTACGGCCCAAGACGCTAGAAGATTATTTAAGCCAGGAGCACCTTGTGGGCCGCGAAGGCGCCCTCACTAGCTCTATAAAGAAAGGGATCTTGCCATCTATCATTTTATGGGGACCTCCGGGAGTGGGCAAAACAACGCTCGCCACTATCATAGCCGAAGAATCAAAGCGACCCTTTTACACGCTCAGCGCGATAAGTAGTGGCGTAAAAGATGTTCGGGAAGTGATCGATAAGGCGAAAAATTCTGGCGGATTGTTCACGCAGAAAAACCCGTTGCTGTTTATTGATGAGATTCATCGTTTTAGCAAATCACAGCAGGATTCTTTGCTGGGAGCAGTAGAAAAAGGATGGGTAACACTCATAGGCGCCACCACCGAAAATCCCAGTTTTGAGGTAATCCCCGCTTTGCTTTCACGCTGTCAGGTATATGTACTGAAACCATTTTCTGTAGAAGATCTTAAAAACCTCTTGAACCGGGCCATAGAGCAGGATTCCATTCTCTCAAAAAAACAAATTGAACTTAAGGAAACTCAGGCACTCTTAAGGTTGAGTGGTGGAGATGCCAGGAAACTGCTCAATATTTTTGAACTTATCATTACCAGCGAAACTTCAGAAAAGGTTGTGGTTACCAATAAAATGGTACTTAACAAAGTACAACAAAACACTGTTCTTTATGACAAGACCGGTGAACAACACTATGACATCATTTCGGCATTTATAAAATCGATACGTGGGAGTGACCCCAATGCGGCAGTGTATTACCTCGCCCGTATGATAGAAGGTGGTGAAGATGTAAAATTCATAGCCCGCCGACTCATTATTTTAGCTTCGGAAGATATAGGAAATGCCAATCCCACGGCACTTGTAATAGCAAATAACAGTTTTGCGGCCGTAACGACCATAGGTTACCCGGAAGCACGCATTATTTTGAGCCAGTGTGTAACATATCTGGCTACCTCTGCAAAAAGCAACGCTGCCTATATGGCAATAAATAAGGCGCAACAACTCGTGAAGCAGACCGGTGATTTACCTATTCCCATTGCCTTGAGAAATGCACCCACTAAACTCATGAAAGATCTGGGTTATGGTGAAGAATACAAATATTCCCACGATGGCCAGGGCAATTTTGTAAATCAGGAATTTATGCCCGAAGAAATCAAGGGAACCACTTTTTATGATCCCAGCGACAACCCAAGAGAAGAAGGAATCAGAAAATTCTTAAAATCCCGATGGAAGGATAAATACGGCTATTGA
- a CDS encoding DUF4249 domain-containing protein: protein MKKIVHYAFLLVSILLLASCRDELPLDTFEYENYLVVEAMLTNVQKRQEIRLSRTTQLDTSFANVENNAEVYVVVNETTRYDFEQNEDDGTYVSTEVFDAQTGNDYQLFINTSNGKSYSSAVVRPETVVTISDLYAERAINKDSIEGIQVLMDVKSDDSRFFRFQYEETYKIVSPFPSPVDFTIINYEIDERNSISFDVDTMANPRLEEESVCYTTKMSTGFNLGSSGALERDVLLRQPIVFIPADDPKLQQRYSILGKVLSQNASSYTFYKNLEELSTNDDLLSQKQPGFIAGNIIAMDENGENVLGFFDVAMEAEQRIYFNHSDFNFKQPPYFYDCDTIKLNYNDNTVLDRTPNQREEIYSSLISGKYNIYQRFNYGDIENTYILISDLCSDCTEFSSHVKPLFWED, encoded by the coding sequence ATGAAAAAGATAGTCCACTACGCTTTTTTATTGGTATCTATCCTTTTGTTAGCAAGCTGTAGGGACGAACTTCCTTTAGACACTTTTGAATATGAAAATTATCTCGTCGTAGAGGCAATGCTTACCAATGTTCAAAAACGGCAGGAAATTAGATTGTCACGCACCACGCAACTGGACACTTCTTTTGCAAATGTTGAAAACAACGCAGAAGTTTATGTTGTGGTTAATGAAACAACACGTTACGATTTTGAGCAAAATGAAGACGACGGTACTTATGTATCAACCGAAGTTTTTGACGCGCAGACTGGCAACGACTACCAGCTTTTTATAAATACATCAAATGGGAAGTCATACTCCTCTGCTGTAGTACGTCCTGAAACTGTTGTTACTATTAGCGATTTGTATGCTGAGCGGGCTATTAACAAAGATAGTATAGAAGGTATACAGGTTTTAATGGACGTCAAAAGTGATGACAGTCGGTTTTTTAGATTTCAATACGAAGAAACCTACAAAATCGTATCTCCATTCCCTTCACCGGTAGATTTTACTATTATAAATTATGAAATCGATGAAAGAAATAGTATTTCTTTTGATGTAGATACAATGGCAAACCCCAGACTTGAAGAAGAGAGCGTTTGTTATACCACAAAGATGTCAACAGGATTTAATCTGGGTAGCTCAGGAGCATTGGAACGGGATGTACTTCTACGACAGCCCATTGTTTTTATACCCGCAGACGACCCAAAATTACAGCAACGCTATAGTATTCTAGGCAAAGTACTTTCGCAAAATGCGAGCAGTTACACATTTTATAAAAACCTGGAGGAACTTAGTACTAATGACGACCTACTCTCTCAAAAGCAACCTGGTTTTATTGCTGGAAATATCATCGCTATGGACGAGAATGGAGAAAATGTATTAGGTTTCTTTGATGTGGCAATGGAAGCAGAACAACGTATTTATTTCAACCATTCGGATTTTAATTTTAAACAGCCTCCATATTTCTATGATTGCGATACCATAAAACTGAATTATAATGATAATACCGTTCTTGACCGAACACCTAATCAGCGGGAAGAAATCTATTCTTCTCTTATATCTGGAAAGTATAATATTTATCAAAGATTCAACTATGGGGACATAGAGAATACATACATTTTAATCAGTGATTTGTGTAGTGACTGTACCGAATTTTCATCTCACGTAAAACCTTTATTTTGGGAAGACTAA